A genome region from Chloroflexota bacterium includes the following:
- a CDS encoding YHS domain-containing protein — MARAARGDDYMFELHLTVEPAGADAVTAGYRCPCGCTPATTYQRGDRVATEGCCCGNEFAVGPEAMSHVHPQARYEIQTDSLMAPWGERLPVAWAIGPSTHHETEGGGHHDHSSDAAGVIDPVCGMVVEPDASRAKGHETRHRDVEYFFCGKGCKLEFDDDPEHYLDPSYVPSM, encoded by the coding sequence GTGGCGCGAGCCGCGAGAGGAGACGACTACATGTTCGAGCTTCATCTGACCGTTGAGCCCGCGGGGGCCGACGCTGTCACGGCCGGCTACCGCTGCCCATGCGGATGCACCCCTGCGACGACCTATCAGCGCGGAGATCGCGTCGCGACGGAGGGCTGCTGCTGCGGCAACGAGTTCGCGGTGGGACCGGAGGCAATGAGCCACGTCCACCCGCAGGCCCGCTACGAGATCCAGACGGATTCGTTGATGGCTCCATGGGGTGAGCGGCTGCCGGTGGCGTGGGCTATCGGCCCGTCGACCCACCACGAAACCGAGGGCGGCGGCCATCACGATCACAGCTCGGATGCGGCTGGTGTCATCGATCCGGTCTGCGGCATGGTCGTGGAGCCCGACGCATCGCGCGCCAAAGGCCATGAGACTCGGCACCGCGACGTCGAGTACTTCTTCTGCGGCAAAGGCTGCAAGCTTGAGTTCGACGACGATCCCGAGCACTACCTCGACCCGTCATACGTCCCATCAATGTAA
- a CDS encoding cytochrome c biogenesis protein CcdA gives MSLAVAFLAGLVSCVSPCVLPIMPVFAGYIVGGSGEARTTAAPVGRAIGFLVGFLGVFVLLWVSIGLVGFALLQSIPLARGVAGVLIIALGIGMATGYHPMFALPVGARLAGGAPVLLGAGVAVGWTPCIGTTLGAILTLAAAAPTVGVGALLLVAYALGLAVPFLLVLVAYTRYRRLSTWLAARRRGVEVASGALVAGVGILVFSGLFARLAGLFTFGVV, from the coding sequence GTGAGCCTGGCCGTCGCGTTCCTCGCCGGTCTTGTCTCGTGCGTGTCGCCGTGTGTCCTCCCGATCATGCCAGTCTTCGCCGGCTATATCGTCGGCGGCAGCGGCGAGGCTCGAACAACCGCCGCGCCGGTCGGTCGGGCGATCGGGTTCCTAGTCGGGTTCCTGGGGGTGTTCGTCCTGCTCTGGGTGTCCATCGGGCTCGTTGGGTTCGCGCTGCTCCAGAGCATCCCTCTCGCTCGTGGCGTCGCGGGCGTCCTCATCATCGCGCTCGGTATCGGCATGGCCACCGGATACCATCCCATGTTCGCCCTTCCGGTCGGCGCCCGACTGGCTGGCGGCGCCCCGGTGCTCCTGGGTGCGGGAGTCGCGGTGGGTTGGACGCCATGTATCGGGACGACCCTCGGCGCGATCCTCACCCTCGCGGCCGCGGCCCCGACGGTTGGCGTCGGCGCGCTGCTGCTCGTCGCCTACGCGCTTGGGCTGGCGGTGCCGTTCCTGCTCGTCCTGGTTGCCTACACGCGGTACCGACGTCTCTCGACGTGGCTCGCCGCCCGTCGCCGCGGCGTGGAGGTCGCGTCGGGCGCCCTCGTGGCGGGCGTCGGCATCCTCGTCTTCAGCGGACTCTTTGCGCGACTTGCCGGCTTGTTCACGTTCGGCGTCGTGTAA
- a CDS encoding cytochrome c-type biogenesis protein CcmH, giving the protein MSVRRLALRGSADALLLGAVFLVVVAALLAALDLRPPSPAERASGLEAGLRCPVCQGLSIADSPAALAGEMRSVVVQKVAAGATDAAVRAFFIERYGQWILLAPDASGPNLLLWAAPGLLLIGGTAVVVGRSRRRGRRLRVEPADRVTADRPRPLVLGAAMAIVIAAVAVPLAVATGPRAIGGQITGGQATIQAAPPIEDLQARVTADPTDVGAFVALGDAYAGAGRGGDAADAYGRALKIEPNDVGALVGMSSLLLGAGRPDGALPLLDRAVAIAPDLPDAYLYRAIARYQLAGSPTAAARADALRFLDLAPADPRRTLADQLLVGPGPSGAP; this is encoded by the coding sequence GTGAGCGTGCGGCGCCTTGCACTCCGCGGATCGGCCGACGCACTGTTGCTCGGCGCCGTTTTTCTCGTCGTCGTCGCGGCACTCCTGGCGGCCCTCGATCTGCGGCCGCCGAGCCCCGCCGAGCGAGCTAGTGGGCTCGAAGCCGGGCTGCGCTGCCCAGTCTGCCAGGGCCTATCAATCGCCGACTCGCCGGCCGCGCTCGCCGGCGAGATGCGGAGTGTCGTGGTCCAGAAGGTGGCGGCCGGAGCGACCGATGCTGCCGTCCGTGCGTTCTTCATCGAGCGATACGGGCAGTGGATCCTGCTCGCACCCGACGCTTCCGGTCCGAATCTGCTCCTCTGGGCGGCACCGGGTCTGCTGCTCATCGGCGGCACGGCGGTCGTGGTCGGGCGATCCCGCCGACGCGGGCGGCGCCTCCGTGTGGAGCCCGCCGACCGGGTCACCGCCGATCGACCCCGTCCGCTCGTGTTGGGGGCCGCGATGGCGATCGTCATCGCCGCCGTCGCGGTCCCGCTTGCCGTCGCTACCGGGCCGCGCGCGATCGGCGGTCAGATCACCGGCGGCCAGGCGACGATCCAGGCCGCGCCGCCGATCGAGGATCTTCAGGCGCGCGTGACCGCCGACCCCACCGATGTTGGCGCATTCGTCGCGCTCGGCGACGCGTATGCTGGAGCCGGTCGCGGCGGCGATGCGGCCGACGCCTATGGCCGTGCCCTCAAGATCGAGCCCAACGATGTCGGCGCGCTCGTCGGGATGAGTTCCCTCCTGCTCGGTGCCGGCAGACCCGACGGTGCCCTGCCGCTCCTCGATCGAGCCGTCGCGATCGCGCCGGACCTGCCCGACGCGTACCTGTACCGCGCGATCGCCCGCTACCAACTCGCGGGTTCGCCCACCGCGGCCGCTCGCGCCGATGCCCTGCGGTTCCTCGATCTCGCCCCGGCCGACCCCCGGCGCACGCTCGCGGACCAGCTCCTCGTAGGGCCCGGTCCGAGTGGCGCACCGTGA
- a CDS encoding TlpA family protein disulfide reductase: MSAAAIRSSRSRLLASLVVGVAVVGVMALVAVGFARDPGRIESPLVGRVAPEFRLVSLGGTTIDLADLRGRPVVLNFWASWCIPCRDEAPLLRAAQERYATLDVAFLGVVYEDSAASAQAFVDRYGIAYPSLLDPDGRTALDYGVYGIPETYFIAADGTIRDKQIGPLDATSLERQIGAVLR; the protein is encoded by the coding sequence CGTCGGCGTGGCGGTCGTCGGAGTCATGGCGCTTGTCGCGGTCGGTTTCGCCCGTGACCCAGGACGGATCGAATCGCCGCTCGTCGGTCGCGTCGCCCCGGAGTTTCGGCTCGTCTCGCTCGGTGGCACGACGATCGACCTCGCGGACCTCCGCGGGCGTCCGGTCGTTCTGAACTTCTGGGCATCATGGTGCATCCCCTGCCGTGATGAGGCACCGCTGCTGCGGGCCGCGCAGGAGCGCTACGCGACACTCGACGTCGCCTTCCTCGGCGTCGTCTACGAGGACAGCGCCGCGAGCGCACAGGCGTTCGTCGACCGCTACGGGATCGCCTATCCGTCTCTCCTCGATCCGGACGGTCGGACGGCGCTCGATTACGGCGTGTACGGGATCCCCGAGACATACTTCATCGCCGCCGACGGGACGATCCGCGACAAGCAGATCGGGCCGCTCGACGCCACCTCCCTCGAGCGCCAGATCGGCGCGGTGCTCCGGTGA